One region of Anaeromyxobacter paludicola genomic DNA includes:
- a CDS encoding ATP-binding response regulator has translation MPDHLRAKAWATPLAVFAVLAATLCGGAFVHLRAFQRETRERVDRELSALADVKVAQVVAWREHQVREWSDLLANSFAMEAIERVLAGDPEPRLRMQLLDLLEREGASAEADCVELRDGAGELVLATRSRPGDPDDLRLLRLSRERGAPVLSDLERDADGFVLAIARPAQVPGGEAGLIVRFDLQRSLTPIALWRPRHDSSTEALIARVSQREVVPLSLLPGASAGLSFPIEGTSAIARAARGETGVRASRDRYGREVLAAVRRVPGSTWVLAVKADAAELLAPAHDRTFQLGVAVVLLLLLGSGLLISWWRGQVAALRARHGELSARAARQRFDALWTQAHDIVLVLDSRGALVEVNDRAVAVYGRRREELIGTHVVGLRTPAAAAIWSSQWAQAWRDGHLVAEAEHRRADGSTFPIELSLQVVPVGEERFAFAVCRDVTERNRAARVAREHAALLANMTDAVMALDRAGVITAWAGSAERMYGWTAEEAVGRLAHELIRARFTGTTREAYWAEIERCGTARAETVQLRKGGTEIPVEITATALRDAAGRVVGAVGVNRDLTEQRRQEADRQRLQSELVFADRLASIGTLSAGVAHEINNPLSYLLANLDFVEQQLSGEGPALDRVSPSELVEALRESRDGARRIGEIVRGLRTFSRKDTAGARRGADVRTAADAAVRMAQAQARPRARLVTDLRETAPVSATEHELAQVVLNLVMNAIQAIPEGAPERNEVRVTSRVHPGGRVELTIGDTGSGIAPEHLSRIFDPFFTTKPVGEGSGLGLAICHGLVDGMGGVISVESELGRGTTFTLDLPPATAEQTELPLASPPGRRRGRILIVDDEPLVLSSIRRTLEPEHEVETLSDPRAAVERLAAGEHFDLVVCDLVMPELSGMDCYEELSRRRPDAARRMVFLTGGAFTPRSRAFLDQNPGRWMEKPFDPEALRTRVAAALAAA, from the coding sequence ATGCCCGACCACCTGCGCGCCAAAGCCTGGGCCACCCCGCTCGCGGTCTTCGCGGTGCTCGCGGCCACCCTCTGCGGCGGCGCCTTCGTCCACCTCCGCGCCTTCCAGCGGGAGACGCGGGAGCGGGTGGATCGCGAGCTCTCGGCCCTCGCCGACGTGAAGGTGGCGCAGGTGGTGGCCTGGCGCGAGCACCAGGTCCGCGAGTGGAGCGACCTGCTCGCGAACTCGTTCGCCATGGAGGCGATCGAGCGGGTGCTCGCCGGCGACCCGGAGCCGCGACTGCGGATGCAGCTGCTCGACCTGCTCGAGCGCGAGGGCGCCTCGGCGGAGGCGGACTGCGTGGAGCTGCGCGACGGCGCGGGGGAGCTGGTGCTCGCCACCCGCTCGCGCCCGGGCGACCCGGACGACCTCCGGCTGCTGCGGCTCTCGCGCGAGCGCGGCGCGCCGGTGCTCTCGGACCTCGAGCGGGACGCCGACGGCTTCGTCCTCGCCATCGCCCGCCCGGCGCAGGTGCCCGGCGGCGAGGCGGGGCTCATCGTCCGCTTCGACCTGCAGCGGAGCCTCACGCCCATCGCGCTCTGGCGCCCCCGCCACGACTCCTCGACCGAGGCCCTCATCGCGCGGGTGTCGCAGCGCGAGGTGGTCCCCCTGTCGCTCCTGCCCGGGGCGAGCGCCGGCCTCAGCTTCCCCATCGAGGGCACGTCGGCCATCGCCCGCGCCGCGCGCGGCGAGACGGGGGTGCGGGCGTCCCGCGACCGGTACGGCCGGGAGGTGCTCGCGGCGGTGCGGCGGGTCCCCGGCTCGACCTGGGTGCTCGCCGTGAAGGCCGACGCCGCCGAGCTGCTGGCGCCGGCGCACGATCGCACCTTCCAGCTCGGGGTGGCGGTGGTGCTCCTCCTCCTCCTCGGCTCCGGGCTGCTCATCTCCTGGTGGCGGGGGCAGGTGGCGGCGCTCCGGGCCCGTCACGGCGAGCTCTCCGCCCGGGCCGCGCGCCAGCGCTTCGACGCGCTCTGGACCCAGGCGCACGACATCGTCCTCGTGCTCGACAGCCGGGGCGCCCTGGTGGAGGTGAACGACCGGGCGGTGGCCGTCTACGGCCGCCGCCGCGAGGAGCTCATCGGGACCCACGTGGTGGGCCTGCGCACGCCGGCCGCCGCCGCGATCTGGTCCTCGCAGTGGGCCCAGGCCTGGCGCGACGGCCACCTCGTGGCGGAGGCGGAGCACCGGCGCGCCGACGGCTCCACCTTCCCCATCGAGCTCAGCCTGCAGGTGGTCCCCGTGGGCGAGGAGCGCTTCGCCTTCGCGGTCTGCCGCGACGTGACCGAGCGGAACCGGGCGGCGCGCGTGGCCCGCGAGCACGCCGCCCTGCTCGCCAACATGACCGACGCGGTGATGGCGCTCGATCGCGCCGGCGTGATCACCGCCTGGGCCGGCAGCGCCGAGCGGATGTACGGCTGGACCGCCGAGGAGGCGGTCGGCCGCCTGGCCCACGAGCTGATCCGGGCGCGCTTCACCGGCACCACGCGCGAGGCCTACTGGGCCGAGATCGAGCGCTGCGGCACCGCCCGCGCCGAGACCGTCCAGCTCCGCAAGGGCGGGACCGAGATCCCGGTCGAGATCACGGCCACCGCCCTGCGCGACGCCGCGGGCCGGGTCGTCGGCGCGGTGGGCGTGAACCGCGACCTCACCGAGCAGCGCCGCCAGGAGGCGGACCGGCAGCGGCTCCAGTCGGAGCTGGTCTTCGCCGACCGGCTCGCCTCCATCGGCACGCTCTCGGCCGGCGTGGCCCACGAGATCAACAACCCCCTCTCCTACCTGCTCGCCAACCTCGACTTCGTGGAGCAGCAGCTCTCGGGCGAGGGGCCGGCCCTGGACCGCGTCTCGCCGTCCGAGCTGGTGGAGGCGCTGCGGGAGTCGCGCGACGGCGCCCGCCGGATCGGCGAGATCGTCCGCGGGCTGCGCACCTTCAGCCGCAAGGACACCGCCGGCGCCCGGCGCGGCGCCGACGTCCGGACCGCGGCCGACGCCGCCGTGCGGATGGCGCAGGCGCAGGCGCGCCCCCGCGCCCGGCTGGTGACCGACCTCCGCGAGACGGCCCCGGTGTCGGCCACCGAGCACGAGCTCGCCCAGGTCGTGCTCAACCTGGTGATGAACGCCATCCAGGCCATCCCGGAGGGCGCGCCGGAGCGGAACGAGGTCCGGGTGACGAGCCGGGTCCACCCCGGCGGCCGCGTGGAGCTGACGATCGGCGACACCGGCAGCGGCATCGCGCCCGAGCACCTGTCGCGCATCTTCGACCCGTTCTTCACCACCAAGCCGGTGGGCGAGGGCTCCGGGCTCGGGCTCGCCATCTGCCACGGCCTGGTGGACGGGATGGGCGGCGTCATCTCGGTCGAGAGCGAGCTCGGCCGGGGGACCACCTTCACCCTCGACCTGCCGCCCGCGACCGCCGAGCAGACGGAGCTCCCGCTGGCGAGCCCGCCCGGCCGCCGGCGCGGCCGGATCCTGATCGTGGACGACGAGCCGCTGGTCCTGAGCTCGATCCGGCGCACGCTCGAGCCGGAGCACGAGGTGGAGACGCTCTCCGACCCGCGCGCCGCGGTGGAGCGGCTCGCGGCCGGCGAGCACTTCGACCTCGTGGTCTGCGACCTGGTCATGCCCGAGCTCTCGGGGATGGACTGCTACGAGGAGCTCTCGCGGCGACGCCCGGACGCGGCCAGGCGGATGGTGTTCCTCACCGGCGGGGCCTTCACCCCGCGCTCCCGCGCCTTCCTCGACCAGAACCCCGGGCGCTGGATGGAGAAACCGTTCGATCCCGAGGCCCTCCGGACCCGGGTCGCCGCCGCCCTGGCCGCCGCCTGA